In Acipenser ruthenus chromosome 6, fAciRut3.2 maternal haplotype, whole genome shotgun sequence, the following proteins share a genomic window:
- the cfap36 gene encoding cilia- and flagella-associated protein 36 isoform X3: protein MDEDSEWVVETIAGYLGSPDWVIPVTDFIEQKCTVFDDEDENKLAYTEIHQEYKEMVEKLLDSYTQEVGIGEEQFLEACTSPLAQSKALQNVFRPVLAAEDFEMFKSLMIQKNVELQLQALRVIKEENGTLPECLTDGVDVISELEQQELRILKEVLKRSKDEYEQDLAKKGFSEEESGSASNSSLPESKDQQETCLRRHSEKESEHTHKVCKVQVKTVEKRAAVSASHTDDAGKKSPTKVCMQPSAKLLPGRSSIGSSSASSKVLAPVKAPVNGSELSPASTSSAHKKSSSEAAEAWLEEARKEAGISRPFTELSADQQEQLQQRAEYLKQQRDKLLAMKKEQRPKPTHTEPAEEPPILTSVSKQEISEDEKKRIQKRKNLAEKLKEEVIKK from the exons atggatGAAGATTCCGAGTGGGTAGTGGAGACCATTGCTGGATATCTCGGCAGTCCAGATTGGGTTATACCAGTAACCGACTTTATCGAACAGAAATGTACAG TATTTGATGATGAGGATGAAAATAAACTGGCCTATACAGAAATCCATCAGGAGTACAAGGAAATG GTAGAAAAACTGTTGGATAGTTACACCCAGGAGGTTGGTATCGGTGAAGAACAGTTTTTGGAAGCCTGCACATCTCCACTGGCACAATCAAAGGCACTACAG AACGTGTTTCGGCCAGTATTGGCTGCAGAAGACTTTGAAATGTTTAAATCTCTAATGATTCAGAAGAATGTGGAACTGCAGCTGCAGGCACTTCGTGTGATCAAAGAGGAGAATG GTACACTGCCTGAGTGTTTGACAGATGGTGTGGACGTGATATCTGAGTTAGAACAGCAGGAGCTCAGAATACTGAAAGAGGTGCTGAA GAGATCAAAAGATGAATATGAGCAGGACCTGGCAAAAAAAGGTTTCTCAGAGGAAGAATCTGGGTCTGCTTCAAACAGCAGCTTACCGGAGAGCAAAGATCAACAAGAAACCTGTCTGAGAAGGCATTCAGAAAAAGAAAGCGAACACACACATAAA GTGTGCAAAGTCCAAGTAAAAACTGTGGAGAAAAGAGCAGCAGTTTCTGCCTCCCACACTGATGATGCAGGAAAGAAGAGTCCCACCAAAGTCTGTATGCAACCAAGTGCAAAGCTACTGCCAG GGCGAAGCAGCATTGGGAGTAGCAGTGCCAGTAGTAAAGTCCTTGCACCAGTCAAAGCCCCAGTCAATGGGTCCGAGCTCAGTCCAGCGTCCACCTCCTCAGCCCACAAGAAGAGCAGCAGTGAGGCTGCAGAGGCTTGGTTAGAAGAGGCCAGGAAGGAGGCAGGGATATCTAGACCTTTCACT GAGCTGTCGGCAGATCAGCAAGAGCAACTTCAGCAGCGAGCAGAGTACCTGAAACAGCAGCGGGACAAACTTCTTGCCATGAAGAAAGAGCAGAGACCCAAACCGACCCATACTGAACCAGCAGAGGAGCCTCCAATATTGACATCTGTGAGCAAGCAG gaaaTTTCCGAAGATGAGAAAAAGAGGATTCAGAAACGAAAGAACCTGGCAGAAAAGCTTAAAGAAGAAGTAATCAAAAAATAG
- the cfap36 gene encoding cilia- and flagella-associated protein 36 isoform X1: protein MDEDSEWVVETIAGYLGSPDWVIPVTDFIEQKCTVFDDEDENKLAYTEIHQEYKEMVEKLLDSYTQEVGIGEEQFLEACTSPLAQSKALQNVFRPVLAAEDFEMFKSLMIQKNVELQLQALRVIKEENGTLPECLTDGVDVISELEQQELRILKEVLKRSKDEYEQDLAKKGFSEEESGSASNSSLPESKDQQETCLRRHSEKESEHTHKVCKVQVKTVEKRAAVSASHTDDAGKKSPTKVCMQPSAKLLPGRSSIGSSSASSKVLAPVKAPVNGSELSPASTSSAHKKSSSEAAEAWLEEARKEAGISRPFTELSADQQEQLQQRAEYLKQQRDKLLAMKKEQRPKPTHTEPAEEPPILTSVSKQNADISHTNLSANNVVKEETPISKNEISEDEKKRIQKRKNLAEKLKEEVIKK, encoded by the exons atggatGAAGATTCCGAGTGGGTAGTGGAGACCATTGCTGGATATCTCGGCAGTCCAGATTGGGTTATACCAGTAACCGACTTTATCGAACAGAAATGTACAG TATTTGATGATGAGGATGAAAATAAACTGGCCTATACAGAAATCCATCAGGAGTACAAGGAAATG GTAGAAAAACTGTTGGATAGTTACACCCAGGAGGTTGGTATCGGTGAAGAACAGTTTTTGGAAGCCTGCACATCTCCACTGGCACAATCAAAGGCACTACAG AACGTGTTTCGGCCAGTATTGGCTGCAGAAGACTTTGAAATGTTTAAATCTCTAATGATTCAGAAGAATGTGGAACTGCAGCTGCAGGCACTTCGTGTGATCAAAGAGGAGAATG GTACACTGCCTGAGTGTTTGACAGATGGTGTGGACGTGATATCTGAGTTAGAACAGCAGGAGCTCAGAATACTGAAAGAGGTGCTGAA GAGATCAAAAGATGAATATGAGCAGGACCTGGCAAAAAAAGGTTTCTCAGAGGAAGAATCTGGGTCTGCTTCAAACAGCAGCTTACCGGAGAGCAAAGATCAACAAGAAACCTGTCTGAGAAGGCATTCAGAAAAAGAAAGCGAACACACACATAAA GTGTGCAAAGTCCAAGTAAAAACTGTGGAGAAAAGAGCAGCAGTTTCTGCCTCCCACACTGATGATGCAGGAAAGAAGAGTCCCACCAAAGTCTGTATGCAACCAAGTGCAAAGCTACTGCCAG GGCGAAGCAGCATTGGGAGTAGCAGTGCCAGTAGTAAAGTCCTTGCACCAGTCAAAGCCCCAGTCAATGGGTCCGAGCTCAGTCCAGCGTCCACCTCCTCAGCCCACAAGAAGAGCAGCAGTGAGGCTGCAGAGGCTTGGTTAGAAGAGGCCAGGAAGGAGGCAGGGATATCTAGACCTTTCACT GAGCTGTCGGCAGATCAGCAAGAGCAACTTCAGCAGCGAGCAGAGTACCTGAAACAGCAGCGGGACAAACTTCTTGCCATGAAGAAAGAGCAGAGACCCAAACCGACCCATACTGAACCAGCAGAGGAGCCTCCAATATTGACATCTGTGAGCAAGCAG AATGCGGATATTTCTCATACAAACCTCAGTGCTAATAATGTTGTAAAAGAAGAAACACCTATCTCAAAAAAT gaaaTTTCCGAAGATGAGAAAAAGAGGATTCAGAAACGAAAGAACCTGGCAGAAAAGCTTAAAGAAGAAGTAATCAAAAAATAG
- the cfap36 gene encoding cilia- and flagella-associated protein 36 isoform X4, with amino-acid sequence MDEDSEWVVETIAGYLGSPDWVIPVTDFIEQKCTVFDDEDENKLAYTEIHQEYKEMVEKLLDSYTQEVGIGEEQFLEACTSPLAQSKALQNVFRPVLAAEDFEMFKSLMIQKNVELQLQALRVIKEENGTLPECLTDGVDVISELEQQELRILKEVLKRSKDEYEQDLAKKGFSEEESGSASNSSLPESKDQQETCLRRHSEKESEHTHKVCKVQVKTVEKRAAVSASHTDDAGKKSPTKVCMQPSAKLLPGRSSIGSSSASSKVLAPVKAPVNGSELSPASTSSAHKKSSSEAAEAWLEEARKEAGISRPFTELSADQQEQLQQRAEYLKQQRDKLLAMKKEQRPKPTHTEPAEEPPILTSVSKQTGTIGSWTWKWKRKCRTKCGTKLG; translated from the exons atggatGAAGATTCCGAGTGGGTAGTGGAGACCATTGCTGGATATCTCGGCAGTCCAGATTGGGTTATACCAGTAACCGACTTTATCGAACAGAAATGTACAG TATTTGATGATGAGGATGAAAATAAACTGGCCTATACAGAAATCCATCAGGAGTACAAGGAAATG GTAGAAAAACTGTTGGATAGTTACACCCAGGAGGTTGGTATCGGTGAAGAACAGTTTTTGGAAGCCTGCACATCTCCACTGGCACAATCAAAGGCACTACAG AACGTGTTTCGGCCAGTATTGGCTGCAGAAGACTTTGAAATGTTTAAATCTCTAATGATTCAGAAGAATGTGGAACTGCAGCTGCAGGCACTTCGTGTGATCAAAGAGGAGAATG GTACACTGCCTGAGTGTTTGACAGATGGTGTGGACGTGATATCTGAGTTAGAACAGCAGGAGCTCAGAATACTGAAAGAGGTGCTGAA GAGATCAAAAGATGAATATGAGCAGGACCTGGCAAAAAAAGGTTTCTCAGAGGAAGAATCTGGGTCTGCTTCAAACAGCAGCTTACCGGAGAGCAAAGATCAACAAGAAACCTGTCTGAGAAGGCATTCAGAAAAAGAAAGCGAACACACACATAAA GTGTGCAAAGTCCAAGTAAAAACTGTGGAGAAAAGAGCAGCAGTTTCTGCCTCCCACACTGATGATGCAGGAAAGAAGAGTCCCACCAAAGTCTGTATGCAACCAAGTGCAAAGCTACTGCCAG GGCGAAGCAGCATTGGGAGTAGCAGTGCCAGTAGTAAAGTCCTTGCACCAGTCAAAGCCCCAGTCAATGGGTCCGAGCTCAGTCCAGCGTCCACCTCCTCAGCCCACAAGAAGAGCAGCAGTGAGGCTGCAGAGGCTTGGTTAGAAGAGGCCAGGAAGGAGGCAGGGATATCTAGACCTTTCACT GAGCTGTCGGCAGATCAGCAAGAGCAACTTCAGCAGCGAGCAGAGTACCTGAAACAGCAGCGGGACAAACTTCTTGCCATGAAGAAAGAGCAGAGACCCAAACCGACCCATACTGAACCAGCAGAGGAGCCTCCAATATTGACATCTGTGAGCAAGCAG ACAGGGACAATTGGGTCATGGACATGGAAATGGAAACGGAAATGCAGGACTAAATGTGGGACCAAATTGGGTTAA
- the cfap36 gene encoding cilia- and flagella-associated protein 36 isoform X2: MDEDSEWVVETIAGYLGSPDWVIPVTDFIEQKCTVFDDEDENKLAYTEIHQEYKEMVEKLLDSYTQEVGIGEEQFLEACTSPLAQSKALQNVFRPVLAAEDFEMFKSLMIQKNVELQLQALRVIKEENGTLPECLTDGVDVISELEQQELRILKEVLKRSKDEYEQDLAKKGFSEEESGSASNSSLPESKDQQETCLRRHSEKESEHTHKVCKVQVKTVEKRAAVSASHTDDAGKKSPTKVCMQPSAKLLPGRSSIGSSSASSKVLAPVKAPVNGSELSPASTSSAHKKSSSEAAEAWLEEARKEAGISRPFTELSADQQEQLQQRAEYLKQQRDKLLAMKKEQRPKPTHTEPAEEPPILTSVSKQNADISHTNLSANNVVKEETPISKNVSTPLV, translated from the exons atggatGAAGATTCCGAGTGGGTAGTGGAGACCATTGCTGGATATCTCGGCAGTCCAGATTGGGTTATACCAGTAACCGACTTTATCGAACAGAAATGTACAG TATTTGATGATGAGGATGAAAATAAACTGGCCTATACAGAAATCCATCAGGAGTACAAGGAAATG GTAGAAAAACTGTTGGATAGTTACACCCAGGAGGTTGGTATCGGTGAAGAACAGTTTTTGGAAGCCTGCACATCTCCACTGGCACAATCAAAGGCACTACAG AACGTGTTTCGGCCAGTATTGGCTGCAGAAGACTTTGAAATGTTTAAATCTCTAATGATTCAGAAGAATGTGGAACTGCAGCTGCAGGCACTTCGTGTGATCAAAGAGGAGAATG GTACACTGCCTGAGTGTTTGACAGATGGTGTGGACGTGATATCTGAGTTAGAACAGCAGGAGCTCAGAATACTGAAAGAGGTGCTGAA GAGATCAAAAGATGAATATGAGCAGGACCTGGCAAAAAAAGGTTTCTCAGAGGAAGAATCTGGGTCTGCTTCAAACAGCAGCTTACCGGAGAGCAAAGATCAACAAGAAACCTGTCTGAGAAGGCATTCAGAAAAAGAAAGCGAACACACACATAAA GTGTGCAAAGTCCAAGTAAAAACTGTGGAGAAAAGAGCAGCAGTTTCTGCCTCCCACACTGATGATGCAGGAAAGAAGAGTCCCACCAAAGTCTGTATGCAACCAAGTGCAAAGCTACTGCCAG GGCGAAGCAGCATTGGGAGTAGCAGTGCCAGTAGTAAAGTCCTTGCACCAGTCAAAGCCCCAGTCAATGGGTCCGAGCTCAGTCCAGCGTCCACCTCCTCAGCCCACAAGAAGAGCAGCAGTGAGGCTGCAGAGGCTTGGTTAGAAGAGGCCAGGAAGGAGGCAGGGATATCTAGACCTTTCACT GAGCTGTCGGCAGATCAGCAAGAGCAACTTCAGCAGCGAGCAGAGTACCTGAAACAGCAGCGGGACAAACTTCTTGCCATGAAGAAAGAGCAGAGACCCAAACCGACCCATACTGAACCAGCAGAGGAGCCTCCAATATTGACATCTGTGAGCAAGCAG AATGCGGATATTTCTCATACAAACCTCAGTGCTAATAATGTTGTAAAAGAAGAAACACCTATCTCAAAAAATGTGAGCACACCCTTAGTATAA